TGACCTCCTGATGGGGTTTGGTCAACTCGCGGGCTATGACGGCCGGGCGGTCGGGGCCAAGGCGGGCGGCGGCATCGGACAACGTGGCGGCGAGGCGCCGGGCCGACTCGAAGACCACCACGGTGCGGGCCTCCCCGGCTAGTTGGTCCAGCCATGCGGCCCTTGGCCCGCGCGCCCTGGGCGCGAACCCGTCAAAGGCGAACCTGTCGGTGGGGAGGCCAGACAAGGCCAGCGCGGTCAGCACCGCTGACGGTCCGGGCGCGCAAGTGACCGGGACGCCCTCCGCGATCGCGGCCCTGACCAGCGCAAACCCAGGATCGGAGATCAACGGCAAGCCCGCGTCGGAGACAACTGCCACAACGCCCCGGCCTGCCTCCTCCAACAGCGAGTCGACGCGCGCGCGCTCATTGTGGTCGTAGAAGGACACCACCCGGCCGGTGATCGCAACGCCCAGGCGCCGCGCCAGCGCCCGCACGCGCCGGGTGTCCTCCGCCGCGACCACGTCCGCCGAGCCCAGCAACTCCCGCAGGTGATCCGAGGCGTCCGCGACGTCGCCGATCGGCGTCGCGGCCAGCACAATGCCAGGGGCCTTCGAGCTCATACCCGTACCATAGGGCGTTGTGACAGTGCGCTCGACCACTTCCCGCGGAGGCTCGGCCTCCGCGCGGATCGACTGGTTGGCTTTCGCCGCCAAGTGGGCGGGACCGGCGGGCGTCACCCTCCTGGCCCTGCTCATGCGACTGTGGACGCTGGGCACGCCGCACAAGCTCATGTTCGACGAGACGTACTACGTCAAAGACGCCTACTCGCTCCTGAAACGCCGCGTCGAAATGAGCTGGGCCGAAGACACCAACCCCTTCTTCGAGGCGGGCGACTTCTCCGGATTGCTGGACAACCCCGCGTATGTGGTCCACCCGCCCGTCGGCAAGTGGCTGATCGCGTTCGGGATGTGGTTGTTCGGCCCGGAGTCCTCCTTCGGCTGGCGGTTCTCCGCCGCGATCGCCGGAACCCTGGGCGTGCTGCTGACCATTCTGATCGGCTGGCGGCTCTTCCAATCGCAGGCGTTGGGGCTGATCGCGGGCTTGCTGTTGGCGGTGGACGGCATTTCCCTGGTGCTGTCCCGCAGCGGTCTGCTGGACATCTTCTTGATGTTCTTCGCGCTGGCGGCGCTGTGGTTGATCCTCAAAGACCGCGCGGTCATGGACCGCCGGTTGGAGGAGCGAATGCGCCGGCCGCTGGGACACGGGCCGACCGGCGCCCCGATCTACGCGGGACGGCGCCACGGCCCCGGACTCGGCATGCGCTGGTACTTGTTGGGCGCCGGCGTGGCCCTGGGCCTGGCCTGCGGCGTCAAATGGTCGGGCCTGTATTTCCTGGCGGTCTTCGGGTTGCTGGTGGTGGCCTGGGACGCGGCCGCGCGCCGCCGCGCCGGGATCAAACTGTGGTGGTGGGCGGCCTGCTGGCGCGACGGCGTCAAGGCCTTCGCCCTGCTGGTCCCCGTCGCGCTGATCACCTACGTGAGCTCCTGGTGGGGTTGGCTCACCACAGACATCGGCTACAACCGAAACTGGGCGGAGGCCAATCCCGGCAAGGGCGTCTCCTGGCTGCCGCCCGCGCTGCGCTCCCTGGTGGCCTACCACGACCAGGCCTGGGATTTCCACACGTCGCTGACCTCGGCGCACGACTACCAGTCCAACCCCGCCTTGTGGCTGGTCCAAGCTCGCCCCACCTCGTTCTTCTACGAGACGGCGAAGACCTGCGGCACCGACGATTGCAGCCAGGCGGTCACCGCTTTGGGGAACCCGTTGATCTGGTGGGTCGGAGTGGCCGCGCTGGGTTTGGTGCTCTACCAGGCGGTCGTTT
This genomic stretch from Bifidobacteriaceae bacterium harbors:
- the rsmI gene encoding 16S rRNA (cytidine(1402)-2'-O)-methyltransferase; its protein translation is MSSKAPGIVLAATPIGDVADASDHLRELLGSADVVAAEDTRRVRALARRLGVAITGRVVSFYDHNERARVDSLLEEAGRGVVAVVSDAGLPLISDPGFALVRAAIAEGVPVTCAPGPSAVLTALALSGLPTDRFAFDGFAPRARGPRAAWLDQLAGEARTVVVFESARRLAATLSDAAARLGPDRPAVIARELTKPHQEVIRGTLGTLAADALSRDLKGEVTLVIGGAPAALGAPDGAAVETAVKEVEALGATGLGLSQAVSAVAASAGLPKRTLYQAVLAARGPE
- a CDS encoding phospholipid carrier-dependent glycosyltransferase, whose amino-acid sequence is MTVRSTTSRGGSASARIDWLAFAAKWAGPAGVTLLALLMRLWTLGTPHKLMFDETYYVKDAYSLLKRRVEMSWAEDTNPFFEAGDFSGLLDNPAYVVHPPVGKWLIAFGMWLFGPESSFGWRFSAAIAGTLGVLLTILIGWRLFQSQALGLIAGLLLAVDGISLVLSRSGLLDIFLMFFALAALWLILKDRAVMDRRLEERMRRPLGHGPTGAPIYAGRRHGPGLGMRWYLLGAGVALGLACGVKWSGLYFLAVFGLLVVAWDAAARRRAGIKLWWWAACWRDGVKAFALLVPVALITYVSSWWGWLTTDIGYNRNWAEANPGKGVSWLPPALRSLVAYHDQAWDFHTSLTSAHDYQSNPALWLVQARPTSFFYETAKTCGTDDCSQAVTALGNPLIWWVGVAALGLVLYQAVVWADRRAWLICCGYLAGYLPWLFFAQRTIFTFYTVAFVPFVTLALAYAAGVLIGPARRAWPARSPGTRTSVLMVGVALALMLFVSAFFWPIWTAQSVPRLFWQMHMWFSSWI